The following coding sequences are from one Streptomyces sp. NBC_01232 window:
- a CDS encoding ectoine synthase: MIVRDIESVKTVEWGNGLSRRFLLAEDGLGYSLTDTTVLAGTKSRLEYVNHLEACYCIEGSGEVIELDGTSHEIVPGRMYALDQHDAHFLVASPHEDLRLVCVFSPALRGDEVHSLDAHSSSAY; the protein is encoded by the coding sequence ATGATCGTTCGCGACATCGAGTCCGTGAAGACCGTCGAGTGGGGCAACGGCCTCAGCCGCCGCTTCCTCCTCGCCGAGGACGGCCTGGGCTACTCGCTCACCGACACCACCGTCCTGGCCGGCACCAAGTCCCGCCTGGAGTACGTCAACCACCTCGAGGCCTGCTACTGCATCGAGGGCTCCGGCGAGGTCATCGAACTCGACGGCACCTCGCACGAGATAGTCCCCGGCCGGATGTACGCACTCGACCAGCACGACGCCCACTTCCTCGTCGCCAGCCCCCACGAGGACCTGCGCCTGGTCTGCGTCTTCTCGCCCGCCCTGCGCGGCGACGAGGTCCACAGCCTCGACGCGCACAGCTCCTCCGCCTACTGA
- a CDS encoding acyl-CoA dehydrogenase family protein, producing the protein MIRWNTDQADLREGLERWGDALSADHIELDEQSAFPEDKWKLVQKTGILGLPFDEDHGGLGQSLLTTMYVLEGLGEYNRDAGLSFCITTSICSTGIPIQQFGTVEQKERYLPQICSGEAIGAHAITESEGGSDAMAMTTRAVRDGDDFVINGSKAFVSNGPIADVIVVYARTHPDGGPLGTTAFLVDRNTPGLTAGKPIKKMGLRTSPLSELFFDDVRVPRSAVLGRVGGGFLVLDHVMKREILFSFIVNVGEMQHRLERCVDYAKTRKSFGKAIGSYQTIANKIVDTKIQLETARKWLYDTGEKLEAGENITTDLAISKLVTSESNLATSLTAVQIFGGHGYMAEFGLELDVRNAVGGTIYSGTNEIQYNRIASMLGLGK; encoded by the coding sequence GTGATCCGTTGGAACACCGACCAGGCCGATCTGCGCGAAGGCCTGGAGAGGTGGGGAGACGCACTCAGCGCAGACCACATCGAACTCGACGAGCAGTCCGCCTTCCCGGAGGACAAGTGGAAGCTCGTCCAGAAGACCGGAATCCTGGGACTGCCCTTCGACGAGGACCACGGAGGCCTCGGACAGTCCCTCCTGACCACCATGTACGTCCTGGAGGGCCTCGGCGAGTACAACCGCGACGCGGGCCTCAGCTTCTGCATCACCACCTCCATCTGCTCCACCGGAATCCCCATCCAGCAGTTCGGCACCGTCGAGCAGAAGGAGCGCTACCTGCCTCAGATCTGCTCGGGCGAGGCGATCGGCGCCCACGCCATCACCGAGTCCGAAGGCGGCTCCGACGCCATGGCCATGACCACCCGGGCCGTACGCGACGGGGACGACTTCGTCATCAACGGCAGCAAGGCCTTCGTCAGCAACGGCCCCATCGCCGACGTGATCGTGGTCTACGCCCGCACCCACCCGGACGGCGGCCCGCTGGGAACGACCGCGTTCCTCGTGGACCGCAACACCCCCGGACTGACCGCCGGCAAACCCATCAAGAAGATGGGCCTGCGCACCTCGCCGCTCAGCGAGCTGTTCTTCGACGACGTACGGGTACCCAGGAGCGCGGTACTCGGCAGGGTCGGAGGCGGGTTCCTGGTCCTGGACCACGTGATGAAACGGGAGATCCTCTTCTCCTTCATCGTCAACGTGGGGGAGATGCAGCACCGGCTGGAGCGGTGTGTCGACTACGCGAAGACACGCAAGTCCTTCGGAAAGGCGATCGGTTCGTACCAGACGATCGCCAACAAGATCGTGGACACGAAGATCCAGCTGGAGACCGCCCGCAAGTGGCTCTACGACACGGGCGAGAAACTGGAGGCCGGCGAGAACATCACCACCGACCTCGCCATCTCCAAACTCGTCACCAGCGAGTCCAACCTCGCCACCAGCCTCACCGCCGTACAGATCTTCGGCGGCCACGGCTACATGGCCGAGTTCGGCCTGGAACTGGACGTGCGCAACGCCGTCGGCGGCACGATCTACTCCGGCACCAACGAAATCCAGTACAACCGCATCGCCTCGATGCTGGGACTGGGCAAGTGA
- a CDS encoding N-(5'-phosphoribosyl)anthranilate isomerase: protein MSTTRPLSRTLLKVCGATAPQDIEAAAAAGADCVGLWHGVPGGPSELDQDGLAALAAAARSAGLLPVLVTFLADAGELAAIAARTGVGWVQLHAYQPPALVRALRQALPADVGIVKVLHVQENGSCVERPLTGAYDRAGTDLFLLDTATGDGRIGSTGAALDPEHVTALLPRLTRPFLLAGGLTPANRPAYQDVVDHPGFRGIDVDTAARDTTTGAFGVPQIAALARAWRTGTAPLPDHPPLELSR, encoded by the coding sequence GTGAGCACCACCCGCCCGCTGTCCCGGACACTGCTGAAGGTCTGCGGGGCCACGGCCCCGCAGGACATCGAGGCGGCGGCGGCCGCCGGGGCGGACTGCGTCGGCCTCTGGCACGGCGTACCCGGCGGCCCGTCCGAACTGGACCAGGACGGGCTCGCCGCCCTCGCGGCGGCGGCCCGTTCGGCCGGCCTCCTGCCGGTCCTGGTGACCTTCCTCGCCGACGCCGGTGAACTGGCCGCGATCGCGGCCCGCACCGGCGTCGGCTGGGTCCAGCTCCACGCCTACCAGCCCCCCGCCCTCGTACGGGCCCTGCGCCAGGCACTCCCCGCCGACGTCGGCATCGTCAAGGTGCTGCACGTCCAGGAGAACGGAAGCTGCGTGGAGCGCCCCCTGACCGGCGCCTACGACCGCGCCGGCACCGACCTCTTCCTCCTCGACACCGCCACCGGCGACGGCCGCATCGGCAGCACCGGCGCCGCCCTGGACCCCGAGCACGTCACCGCCCTGCTGCCCCGCCTCACCCGCCCCTTCCTCCTCGCAGGAGGCCTCACCCCGGCCAACCGCCCGGCCTACCAGGACGTCGTCGACCACCCCGGATTCCGCGGCATCGACGTCGACACCGCGGCACGCGACACCACCACCGGCGCCTTCGGCGTCCCGCAGATCGCAGCCCTGGCCCGCGCCTGGCGCACGGGCACCGCCCCCCTCCCCGACCACCCCCCGCTGGAGCTGTCGCGATGA
- a CDS encoding indole-3-glycerol-phosphate synthase — translation MTKQNRTGFPFLEALLASPTPVVMEVKRRDAHGYDMLGGRTPAAIVEAYETAGAPCVSVVTGRWFGGSPALLRDVAALTGLPILQKDFITRKDQIRTAAELGASAVLLTAALLPASSMRTLVTECLLTGLTPFVEITRESELEAIHHPEECVIAVNNKDIRTRERGAGDLGRSLDLLPAVRTAGAACPVSASGIDSPETAAALLDAGFGGLLVGTSLLRTGSPSAWVHAMEGTRKGLAVR, via the coding sequence ATGACGAAGCAGAACCGGACCGGCTTCCCTTTTCTCGAGGCCCTCCTGGCCTCCCCGACCCCCGTGGTGATGGAGGTGAAACGCCGGGACGCCCACGGCTACGACATGCTGGGCGGCCGCACCCCCGCCGCCATCGTGGAGGCGTACGAGACGGCGGGCGCCCCTTGCGTCTCCGTGGTGACCGGCCGCTGGTTCGGCGGCTCGCCCGCCCTGCTGCGGGACGTGGCGGCCCTGACCGGACTCCCGATCCTCCAGAAGGACTTCATCACCCGCAAGGACCAGATCCGCACCGCCGCAGAACTCGGAGCCTCCGCCGTCCTGCTCACGGCGGCACTCCTGCCCGCGTCGAGCATGCGCACCCTGGTCACCGAATGCCTCCTCACCGGCCTCACCCCCTTCGTCGAGATCACCCGCGAAAGCGAACTCGAAGCAATCCACCACCCCGAGGAATGCGTGATCGCGGTCAACAACAAGGACATCCGGACCCGCGAGCGCGGCGCCGGCGACCTCGGCCGCTCCCTCGACCTGCTCCCCGCCGTCCGCACCGCCGGCGCCGCCTGCCCCGTCAGCGCCAGCGGCATCGACAGCCCCGAGACCGCCGCCGCACTCCTCGACGCCGGATTCGGCGGCCTGCTCGTCGGCACCTCACTGCTGCGCACCGGCTCACCCTCCGCCTGGGTGCACGCGATGGAAGGCACACGGAAGGGACTGGCGGTCCGATGA
- a CDS encoding alpha/beta hydrolase translates to MTTHPDGARPYTLNAAGITLSALLALPKDRAAPRSTILAIHGRGMRAAYWNSFAPLATALGHAVLAVDRPGYGDSADLLPDGQSLAEQAETLHAALKEHTAAHDTGAGIFLLGHSDGGKVALHTAAADGGTPLIGLDASGVGHHYNPEALHFPSTLGGGATKLNWGPLNLYPRGTFQASRTLLSPTPPRESAETLRWPAQYEELAPRVRIPVRLTFAQHEAWWHLDAPTLTAMTSRLTAAPSVTVDHLPASGHNISLGHTAHAYHLRVLTFLEDCLLAAQP, encoded by the coding sequence ATGACCACACACCCGGACGGCGCCCGCCCCTACACGCTCAACGCGGCCGGCATCACACTCTCGGCACTCCTGGCCCTGCCGAAGGACCGGGCCGCGCCCCGCTCCACGATCCTCGCGATCCACGGCCGCGGCATGCGGGCCGCGTACTGGAACTCCTTCGCCCCCCTCGCCACGGCCCTGGGCCACGCCGTCCTGGCGGTCGACCGGCCGGGCTACGGGGACTCCGCGGACCTCCTGCCCGACGGCCAGAGCCTCGCCGAGCAGGCGGAAACCCTCCACGCCGCCCTCAAGGAGCACACCGCCGCCCACGACACCGGCGCCGGAATCTTCCTCCTCGGCCACTCGGACGGCGGCAAGGTCGCCCTCCACACCGCGGCCGCCGACGGCGGCACACCACTGATCGGCCTGGACGCCTCGGGCGTCGGCCACCACTACAACCCCGAAGCCCTGCACTTCCCGTCCACCCTGGGCGGCGGCGCCACCAAACTCAACTGGGGCCCCCTGAACCTCTACCCGCGCGGCACCTTCCAGGCCAGCCGCACCCTGCTGTCCCCGACACCGCCGCGCGAGTCGGCGGAAACCCTGCGCTGGCCCGCCCAGTACGAGGAACTGGCCCCCCGCGTCCGTATCCCCGTCCGCCTCACCTTCGCCCAGCACGAGGCCTGGTGGCACCTGGACGCCCCCACCCTGACCGCGATGACCTCACGCCTGACCGCCGCCCCGTCCGTCACCGTCGACCACCTCCCCGCCTCCGGACACAACATCAGCCTGGGCCACACCGCCCACGCCTACCACCTGCGCGTCCTGACCTTCCTGGAGGACTGCCTCCTGGCCGCACAGCCCTGA